From one Rhizobium lentis genomic stretch:
- the xdhC gene encoding xanthine dehydrogenase accessory protein XdhC yields MTTLPAFLTAHPDSILVDITGTQGSTPREAGAFMLVSPTALWGTIGGGQFEFMAIANAREMLAGTGGALTMDIPLGPEIGQCCGGRTQLRFRRLTQALKDELDERLAGEIERLPDVYLFGAGHVGRALASALAPLPLSVTVVETRQEELANLPSQTKTRLVPMPEALVKDIAAGGAVVILTHDHALDFLIAREALERTDLAYTGMIGSATKRATFARWLLREAGGERGSIERLTLPIGGYAVRDKRPEVIAAMTAAEILMALSNYRMRSSS; encoded by the coding sequence ATGACCACCCTCCCCGCTTTCCTCACCGCCCACCCCGACAGCATCCTCGTCGACATCACCGGCACCCAAGGCTCCACCCCGCGTGAAGCTGGCGCCTTCATGCTCGTGTCGCCAACCGCATTATGGGGCACCATCGGCGGCGGGCAGTTCGAGTTTATGGCGATCGCAAATGCACGGGAGATGTTAGCGGGAACCGGCGGGGCACTTACTATGGACATTCCGCTCGGCCCCGAGATCGGCCAGTGCTGCGGTGGGCGCACGCAGTTGCGGTTTCGGCGGCTGACGCAGGCGCTGAAAGATGAGCTCGACGAGAGGCTTGCCGGCGAGATCGAGCGCCTGCCAGACGTCTATCTGTTCGGCGCCGGTCATGTCGGCCGGGCGCTAGCCTCGGCTCTAGCGCCGCTGCCCTTATCGGTAACGGTGGTCGAGACCCGACAGGAAGAACTCGCCAACCTGCCGTCTCAAACCAAGACCCGGCTGGTGCCGATGCCCGAAGCATTGGTGAAGGATATCGCGGCCGGCGGCGCGGTCGTCATCCTGACGCATGATCACGCGCTTGATTTTCTCATCGCCCGCGAAGCGCTTGAGAGAACCGACCTCGCCTACACCGGCATGATCGGTTCGGCGACCAAGCGCGCCACCTTCGCACGCTGGCTTTTGCGCGAAGCAGGCGGAGAACGCGGCTCCATCGAGCGATTGACGCTGCCGATCGGCGGCTACGCGGTCAGAGACAAGCGCCCTGAAGTCATCGCCGCCATGACCGCCGCCGAAATCCTGATGGCACTTTCAAACTATCGCATGCGCTCGTCTTCGTAA
- a CDS encoding alpha-hydroxy acid oxidase translates to MSTPLTIADLKKLARRRVPKMFFDYADSGAWTESTYAANESDFSQIKLRQRVLVDMTNRTLETTMIGQKVSMPVALAPTGMTGMQHADGEMLAARAAEEFGVPFTLSTMSICSIEDVASVTTRPFWFQLYVMRDKDFVLDLIRRAKAAKCSALVLTADLQILGQRHKDLRNGLSAPPKLTPKHIWQMATRPLWCLEMLQTKRRYFGNIVGHAKNVANVASVPKFAHEQFDPRLSWADVAWIKEQWGGPLIIKGVLDPEDARAAADTGADAIIVSNHGGRQLDGAPSSISMLPSIVEAVGDRIEVHLDGGIRSGQDVLKAVALGAKGTYIGRPFLYGLGAMGKEGVTLALDIIRREMDITMALCGKRDIKDVNASIISRQDSSK, encoded by the coding sequence ATGTCCACTCCGCTCACCATCGCCGACCTGAAGAAGCTCGCACGGCGCCGTGTTCCGAAGATGTTTTTCGACTATGCGGATTCAGGCGCCTGGACAGAGTCGACCTATGCGGCGAATGAGAGCGATTTCAGCCAGATCAAGCTGCGCCAGCGGGTGCTGGTCGACATGACCAACCGCACGCTTGAGACGACGATGATTGGCCAGAAAGTGTCCATGCCGGTGGCTCTTGCGCCGACCGGCATGACCGGCATGCAGCATGCCGACGGCGAGATGCTGGCGGCGCGCGCGGCCGAAGAATTCGGCGTTCCCTTCACGCTGTCGACAATGAGCATCTGCTCGATCGAGGACGTCGCATCGGTGACGACGCGGCCCTTCTGGTTCCAGCTCTACGTGATGCGGGACAAGGATTTCGTCCTCGACCTCATCCGTCGCGCCAAGGCCGCAAAATGCTCCGCATTGGTGCTGACGGCCGACCTGCAGATCCTCGGCCAGCGCCACAAGGACCTGCGCAACGGTCTCTCGGCCCCACCGAAACTGACCCCAAAACATATCTGGCAGATGGCGACCCGGCCCCTCTGGTGCCTGGAGATGCTGCAAACGAAGCGCCGATACTTCGGCAATATCGTCGGCCATGCGAAGAACGTCGCCAATGTCGCCTCCGTGCCCAAATTTGCGCACGAGCAATTCGACCCGCGGCTATCCTGGGCTGATGTTGCATGGATCAAGGAGCAATGGGGCGGACCGCTGATCATCAAGGGCGTGCTCGACCCGGAAGACGCCAGGGCCGCCGCCGACACCGGCGCCGATGCGATCATCGTCTCGAACCATGGCGGCCGCCAGCTTGACGGCGCCCCATCCTCGATCAGCATGCTGCCTTCCATCGTCGAGGCCGTCGGCGACCGAATCGAGGTCCATCTCGACGGCGGCATCCGCTCCGGCCAGGACGTCTTGAAGGCCGTGGCGCTCGGCGCGAAAGGCACCTATATCGGCCGCCCCTTCCTCTATGGGCTCGGCGCCATGGGCAAGGAAGGCGTGACGCTGGCGCTCGACATCATCCGCAGGGAGATGGACATCACCATGGCCCTCTGCGGCAAGCGCGATATCAAGGACGTGAACGCATCGATCATATCGAGGCAAGACTCAAGCAAATGA
- a CDS encoding universal stress protein encodes MKPQFHLPLSTYPDASSFTIIDNAVDLARQNDAHLVASIPQVRIPQVHQPFPTVIDVDTWRGQAERYSRDSGTSLREHISRAVSETGVQVRIHGFEATEPFVFERFSEITRCHDLSIVEASELSRQLSETLLFGSGRPLVLFPATSVCSRIDTIAVAWDGSATAARALSCARIFIERSTKVQVISITDDKEINKENRALLISSLKHSGFDVEDVSIQAAGETAAAAIQSAALERKADLLVAGGFGHSRLREFILGGVTRELLAKAELPVLLAH; translated from the coding sequence GTGAAGCCGCAGTTCCATCTCCCATTGTCGACCTATCCCGACGCGAGTTCCTTCACCATTATCGACAATGCCGTCGATCTGGCTCGGCAGAATGACGCCCATCTCGTCGCCAGCATCCCGCAAGTCCGAATCCCCCAGGTCCATCAGCCCTTTCCCACAGTGATCGATGTCGACACGTGGCGGGGGCAAGCAGAGCGATATAGCCGGGACAGTGGGACTTCGCTGCGGGAACATATCTCCCGCGCTGTTTCCGAGACTGGCGTCCAAGTGCGCATCCATGGATTCGAGGCCACGGAGCCGTTCGTGTTTGAACGCTTTTCCGAAATCACCAGGTGCCACGACCTGTCCATCGTCGAGGCCTCGGAGCTCTCCCGCCAGCTTTCCGAGACGCTGCTGTTCGGAAGCGGCCGTCCCCTCGTGCTATTTCCCGCCACGAGCGTCTGCTCTCGTATAGACACGATCGCCGTTGCCTGGGACGGCAGCGCCACTGCCGCGCGCGCCCTATCCTGCGCTCGGATTTTCATTGAACGTTCGACCAAGGTGCAGGTCATCTCGATCACCGACGACAAGGAGATCAACAAGGAGAACCGCGCGCTCCTGATCTCGTCCTTGAAGCATTCGGGATTCGACGTAGAAGACGTGTCGATCCAGGCAGCCGGAGAGACCGCTGCCGCCGCCATCCAATCGGCCGCGCTGGAACGTAAAGCAGACCTTCTGGTAGCGGGCGGATTCGGCCATTCCCGGCTTCGTGAATTTATCCTCGGCGGCGTTACTCGCGAACTGCTCGCTAAGGCGGAGCTGCCGGTGCTTCTCGCCCACTAG
- the guaD gene encoding guanine deaminase translates to MTTTLLRGRLLSFHRAPLSLTDSQSYLYEEDGGLLTEDGRISAVGPYAEVKAKVAEGTAEIDHRPHLIMPGFIDMHLHFPQMQVIASYAANLLEWLNTYTFPEECRFVESAHAERIAGHFYDELIRHGTTTAVAYCSVHKTSADAFFAEAMKRNMRMVGGKVMMDRNAPQGLLDTPEMGYDETRQVIADWHGKGRNHVAITPRFAITSTPAQMEATSALAREFPDLHIQTHLSENHDEIKFTCELYPEAIDYTDIYARYGLLGPKSLFGHAIHLSEREADVMSETGAVAVHCPTSNLFLGSGLFPLKALSRREKPVRIGVATDIGGGSSYSMLKTMDEAYKIQQLLGERLNPLESYYLMTRGNAEALSLADRIGTLEPGTEADLVVLDASATPAMALKMETVKTLPEELFLLQTMGDDRAVAETYVAGIASKAGL, encoded by the coding sequence ATGACGACGACACTTCTCCGCGGCCGCCTGCTTTCCTTCCATCGCGCGCCGCTGAGCCTGACCGACAGCCAGAGCTATCTCTACGAGGAGGACGGCGGCCTGCTGACCGAGGATGGGCGTATCTCCGCGGTCGGCCCCTATGCCGAAGTCAAGGCGAAGGTGGCCGAGGGCACGGCCGAGATCGACCATCGGCCGCATCTCATCATGCCCGGCTTCATCGACATGCATCTGCATTTTCCGCAGATGCAGGTGATCGCCTCCTATGCCGCCAACCTGCTCGAATGGCTGAACACCTACACTTTTCCGGAGGAATGCCGCTTCGTCGAAAGCGCTCATGCTGAAAGGATCGCCGGGCATTTCTACGACGAACTGATCCGCCACGGCACGACGACGGCCGTCGCCTACTGCTCCGTACACAAGACCTCCGCCGACGCCTTCTTCGCCGAGGCGATGAAGCGCAACATGCGCATGGTCGGTGGCAAGGTGATGATGGACCGGAACGCCCCCCAGGGCCTGCTCGACACGCCCGAGATGGGTTACGACGAGACGCGCCAGGTGATCGCGGACTGGCACGGCAAGGGCCGCAACCACGTCGCCATCACCCCGCGCTTCGCCATCACCTCGACGCCGGCGCAGATGGAGGCGACCTCAGCGCTTGCCCGCGAATTTCCCGACCTGCACATCCAGACGCATCTTTCGGAAAACCACGACGAGATCAAATTCACGTGCGAGCTCTATCCCGAGGCGATCGATTATACCGACATCTACGCCCGCTACGGCCTGCTCGGACCGAAAAGCCTCTTCGGCCATGCCATCCATCTCTCCGAACGCGAAGCCGACGTCATGAGCGAGACGGGTGCGGTCGCCGTCCACTGCCCGACATCGAACCTCTTCCTCGGCTCCGGCCTGTTTCCGCTTAAGGCGCTCTCGCGCCGCGAAAAGCCGGTCCGCATCGGCGTCGCCACAGATATCGGCGGCGGCTCCAGCTATTCGATGCTGAAAACGATGGACGAGGCCTACAAGATCCAGCAGCTGCTCGGCGAACGGCTGAACCCGCTGGAAAGCTATTACCTGATGACACGCGGCAATGCCGAGGCGCTGTCGCTGGCCGACCGGATCGGCACGCTGGAACCCGGCACCGAAGCAGACCTTGTCGTTCTCGATGCATCAGCGACCCCGGCCATGGCGCTGAAGATGGAGACGGTGAAGACACTGCCCGAGGAACTCTTCCTCCTGCAGACGATGGGCGACGACCGCGCGGTCGCAGAAACCTACGTGGCAGGGATTGCCTCCAAAGCGGGGCTTTGA
- the puuD gene encoding urate hydroxylase PuuD translates to MYEYAIAWEWLAFAARWFHVVTAIAWIGSSFYFIALDLGLVKRPHLPPGAYGEEWQVHGGGFYHIQKYLVAPAQMPEHLTWFKYESYFTWISGFLMLCIVYYGGADLFLIDRHVLDISPPVAILISLASLAFGWLVYDLLCKSPLGRNTWGLMAVLYVVLVFMAWGYTQLFTGRAAFLHLGAFTATIMSANVFMIIIPNQKIVVADLIAGRTPDPKYGQVAKQRSLHNNYLTLPVIFFMLSNHYPLAFGTAFNWVIAALVFLMGVTIRHWFNTTHARKGRPTWTWIVTVILFIVIMWLSTAPKLLTGETDAAAVAPAFQQFAGDPHFPAVKQLVSTRCSMCHAAEPAYEGVVRPPKGVALESDAEIAAHAREIYIQAGRSHAMPPGNVTDITPDERRLLVAWFESAVEGKKQ, encoded by the coding sequence ATGTATGAATATGCCATAGCATGGGAATGGCTCGCCTTCGCGGCGCGCTGGTTCCATGTCGTCACCGCGATCGCCTGGATCGGATCGTCCTTCTATTTCATCGCGCTCGATCTCGGACTGGTGAAACGCCCGCATCTGCCGCCCGGCGCCTATGGCGAGGAATGGCAGGTCCATGGCGGCGGCTTCTATCACATCCAGAAATATCTCGTGGCGCCGGCGCAGATGCCGGAACACCTGACCTGGTTCAAATATGAAAGCTATTTCACCTGGATCTCCGGCTTCCTGATGCTCTGCATCGTCTATTACGGCGGCGCCGACCTCTTCCTCATCGATCGCCACGTCCTCGACATCAGTCCGCCCGTCGCGATCCTGATCTCGTTGGCCTCGCTCGCCTTCGGCTGGCTCGTCTACGATCTGCTGTGCAAGTCGCCGCTTGGCCGCAACACCTGGGGGCTGATGGCGGTGCTTTATGTCGTGCTCGTCTTCATGGCCTGGGGTTATACGCAGCTCTTCACCGGCCGTGCCGCCTTCCTGCATCTCGGCGCCTTTACCGCGACAATCATGTCGGCCAACGTCTTCATGATCATCATCCCGAACCAGAAGATCGTTGTCGCCGATCTCATTGCCGGGCGCACGCCCGATCCGAAATATGGGCAGGTCGCCAAGCAGCGTTCGCTGCACAACAACTACCTGACGCTGCCTGTCATTTTCTTCATGCTGTCGAACCACTATCCGCTCGCCTTCGGCACGGCCTTCAACTGGGTGATCGCGGCGCTCGTCTTCCTGATGGGCGTGACGATCCGCCATTGGTTCAATACCACCCACGCCCGGAAGGGCCGCCCCACCTGGACCTGGATCGTCACCGTCATCCTCTTCATCGTGATCATGTGGCTTTCAACCGCGCCGAAGCTGCTGACCGGCGAGACGGATGCTGCCGCAGTGGCGCCCGCCTTCCAGCAATTCGCCGGCGATCCGCATTTTCCCGCCGTCAAGCAACTGGTCTCGACACGCTGTTCCATGTGCCACGCCGCCGAGCCCGCCTATGAGGGTGTCGTGCGGCCGCCGAAGGGTGTGGCACTTGAAAGCGACGCGGAAATTGCCGCCCACGCCCGGGAAATCTATATACAGGCGGGCCGCAGCCATGCCATGCCGCCCGGTAACGTGACCGATATTACGCCGGACGAACGCAGGCTGCTCGTCGCCTGGTTCGAAAGCGCAGTCGAAGGCAAGAAACAATGA
- a CDS encoding pyridoxamine 5'-phosphate oxidase family protein: MTIELTEINPGECYRILENERFGHLACCKDGQPYVAAIYFAFSSGIAYSFTMPGKKLDWMRGNHKVCLHVEQRSSGGGWTSVVVEGRFEEFPDSDARGSERLHAWSLLQKYSDWWEIGSMKPHEVPMLDGSPHVFYGILVTAVTGRRAVRAD; the protein is encoded by the coding sequence ATGACGATCGAGCTGACGGAGATCAACCCAGGCGAATGCTACCGGATCCTTGAGAACGAGCGCTTCGGTCATCTCGCATGCTGCAAGGATGGCCAGCCTTATGTGGCGGCAATCTACTTCGCCTTTTCCAGCGGCATCGCCTATAGCTTCACGATGCCAGGCAAGAAGCTCGACTGGATGCGGGGGAACCACAAGGTCTGCCTTCACGTGGAGCAGCGTTCGAGCGGTGGCGGGTGGACGAGCGTCGTCGTCGAAGGCAGGTTCGAGGAGTTTCCGGACAGCGACGCGCGTGGAAGCGAAAGGCTCCATGCGTGGTCGCTTCTCCAAAAGTATTCGGACTGGTGGGAGATCGGCTCCATGAAGCCCCACGAGGTCCCCATGCTCGATGGCTCGCCTCACGTCTTCTACGGCATTCTCGTAACCGCCGTGACGGGACGGAGGGCGGTGAGGGCGGACTGA
- a CDS encoding MFS transporter codes for MPLAIFALTIAAYAIGTTEFVIVGLLPTVANDLHISLPLAGLIVSVYALGVTFGAPILTALTGKVERKPLLLGLMALFIIGNTVAALSPSYDLLLVARVLAAFAHGVFFSVGSTIAADLVPENRRASAIAMMFMGLTVAIVTGVPLGTYIGQILGWRATFWAVAGLGVIASLAIAALLPNNLKKAPPASLLDQVRVLGSGRLLIVFAMTALGYGGTFVAFTFLAPILQEITGFSQQSVSLILVLYGIAIAIGNIAGGRIANHNPVKALIGLFILQAIVLVILTFTAVSPVLAIATLAALGFLQFGNVPGLQIYVVKLAKEHRPGAVDVASALNIAAFNLGIAIGAWLGGLVVESPLGLGATPWVGAILVVVALFLTIWSGALDRRTAPVLTAA; via the coding sequence ATGCCCTTAGCCATCTTTGCCCTAACGATCGCTGCTTACGCGATCGGCACCACCGAATTCGTGATCGTCGGTCTTTTGCCGACGGTCGCAAACGACCTCCACATCAGCCTGCCACTTGCCGGCCTGATCGTCAGCGTTTATGCGCTCGGCGTCACCTTCGGCGCGCCGATCCTGACGGCCTTGACAGGCAAGGTCGAACGCAAGCCGCTGCTGCTCGGCCTGATGGCCCTGTTCATCATCGGCAACACGGTCGCGGCGCTGTCGCCGAGCTACGACCTTCTGCTCGTCGCCCGCGTGCTGGCGGCCTTCGCCCACGGCGTCTTCTTCTCGGTCGGCTCAACCATCGCGGCCGATCTGGTGCCGGAAAACCGGCGCGCCTCCGCCATCGCCATGATGTTCATGGGCCTGACGGTCGCCATCGTCACCGGTGTACCGCTCGGCACCTATATCGGCCAGATCCTCGGCTGGCGTGCGACCTTCTGGGCCGTTGCCGGACTTGGCGTCATCGCATCGCTTGCCATCGCGGCGCTTTTGCCGAACAACCTGAAGAAAGCGCCTCCGGCAAGTCTGCTCGACCAGGTCCGCGTCCTCGGTTCCGGCCGTCTGCTGATCGTCTTCGCCATGACCGCGCTCGGCTACGGCGGCACCTTTGTCGCCTTCACTTTCCTGGCCCCGATCCTGCAGGAAATCACCGGCTTCTCCCAGCAGAGCGTCAGCCTAATCCTGGTGCTCTATGGCATCGCAATCGCTATCGGCAACATCGCTGGCGGCAGGATCGCAAACCACAATCCAGTCAAGGCGCTGATCGGCCTGTTCATCCTGCAGGCAATCGTGCTGGTCATCCTGACCTTCACCGCTGTATCGCCGGTCTTGGCGATTGCTACCCTTGCGGCGCTCGGCTTCCTCCAGTTCGGCAACGTGCCGGGTCTGCAGATCTATGTCGTGAAGCTCGCCAAGGAACACCGTCCCGGAGCTGTCGATGTCGCCTCGGCTCTCAACATCGCAGCCTTCAATCTTGGCATCGCCATCGGTGCATGGCTCGGCGGTCTGGTCGTCGAATCACCCCTCGGTCTGGGTGCGACCCCCTGGGTCGGCGCGATCCTCGTCGTCGTCGCCCTGTTCCTTACCATCTGGAGCGGCGCCCTTGATCGCCGGACAGCCCCAGTCCTGACGGCAGCCTGA
- a CDS encoding LysR substrate-binding domain-containing protein, with amino-acid sequence MKLSKQFPLNALRVFEAAARLGSFTKAGDELGMTQTAVSYQIKLLEENVGEPLFLRRPRQIALTGTGERLAPKVTEAFAMLHDAMATARDSVEGTLAISSTHTFASKWLAPRLGSFHLKHPAIAVRLQASSDIIDFTREQIDVGIRWGDGNWPGLTLHRLMGLEFTPMLSPKLAESAGGIREPRDLLKFDLFDAGDIWWKQWFEAAGVTETDLDRRPRNQLGSQAVEADAAIAGHGVAILHPAFYAAEIALGRLYQPFELTRSDGKAYWLAYPENRRNVPKIKAFRNWILEEMKVAEN; translated from the coding sequence ATGAAACTTTCAAAACAGTTTCCACTGAATGCGCTGCGCGTCTTTGAGGCCGCCGCCCGCCTCGGCAGTTTCACCAAGGCCGGAGACGAGCTCGGCATGACGCAGACGGCCGTCAGCTATCAGATCAAGCTGCTGGAGGAGAATGTCGGCGAGCCGCTCTTCCTGCGTCGTCCCCGTCAGATTGCCCTGACGGGGACCGGCGAGCGGCTGGCGCCGAAGGTGACCGAAGCCTTCGCGATGCTGCATGACGCGATGGCGACGGCGCGCGACAGCGTCGAAGGAACGCTGGCCATCAGCTCGACCCATACTTTCGCGTCGAAATGGCTGGCGCCGCGCCTCGGCTCTTTCCACCTGAAGCATCCGGCGATCGCAGTGCGCCTTCAGGCAAGCTCCGACATCATCGATTTCACGCGCGAGCAGATCGATGTCGGCATCCGCTGGGGTGACGGCAACTGGCCGGGGCTGACGCTGCACCGGTTGATGGGCCTTGAGTTCACCCCGATGCTGAGCCCGAAGCTGGCGGAATCGGCGGGCGGCATCAGAGAGCCGCGTGATCTCCTGAAATTCGATCTCTTCGACGCTGGCGACATCTGGTGGAAACAATGGTTCGAGGCAGCCGGCGTCACGGAGACAGATCTCGACCGGCGCCCGCGCAATCAGCTTGGCTCCCAGGCGGTGGAAGCCGACGCGGCCATCGCCGGCCACGGCGTCGCCATCCTCCATCCGGCCTTCTATGCGGCTGAGATCGCCCTCGGCCGGCTCTATCAGCCTTTCGAACTGACCCGCAGCGATGGCAAGGCCTACTGGCTCGCCTACCCCGAAAATCGCCGCAACGTTCCCAAAATCAAGGCTTTTCGCAACTGGATCCTCGAAGAGATGAAAGTAGCCGAAAACTAA
- a CDS encoding aldo/keto reductase: MHNVTANGATIPALGFGTFRMPGPDVLRIVPHALKVGFRHVDTAQIYGNEAEVGEAIVNSGVARGDIFLTTKVWVENYRHDAFLASVDESLKKLKTDYVDLLLLHWPNEAVSFAEQIGALNAVKEAGKVRHIGVSNFNTDLMAESVKLSKAPIVTNQIEYHPYLNQDIVIGAARKAGMAITGYYSMADGKVFTDPVLKDIAARHGKSVAQVVLRWLVQQDGVIALSKTVGEARAAENFAIFDFALSTDEIAAIHGLAKTDGRIVSPDGLAPVWDKAA; this comes from the coding sequence ATGCATAACGTGACCGCCAATGGAGCCACCATTCCCGCGCTCGGCTTCGGCACTTTCCGCATGCCCGGCCCGGATGTCCTCAGGATCGTGCCGCATGCGCTGAAGGTCGGCTTCCGGCACGTGGATACCGCCCAAATCTACGGCAATGAGGCCGAGGTTGGAGAAGCGATCGTCAATTCCGGCGTGGCGCGGGGCGATATCTTCCTGACCACGAAGGTCTGGGTCGAGAACTACAGGCACGACGCCTTCCTTGCATCGGTCGACGAAAGCCTGAAGAAGCTGAAGACCGACTATGTCGACCTGCTTCTGCTGCACTGGCCGAACGAGGCGGTGTCGTTCGCCGAACAGATCGGTGCGCTGAACGCGGTCAAGGAGGCCGGCAAGGTCCGACACATCGGTGTATCCAACTTCAACACCGACCTGATGGCCGAGTCAGTCAAGCTCTCCAAGGCGCCGATCGTCACCAATCAGATCGAGTACCACCCCTATCTGAACCAAGATATCGTCATCGGGGCTGCCAGGAAGGCCGGCATGGCGATCACCGGCTATTACAGCATGGCCGACGGCAAGGTTTTCACCGACCCTGTTCTAAAGGACATCGCTGCCAGGCACGGCAAGTCGGTGGCGCAGGTCGTGCTGCGCTGGCTCGTGCAGCAGGACGGCGTCATCGCGCTGTCCAAGACCGTCGGCGAGGCCCGTGCCGCCGAAAACTTCGCGATCTTCGACTTCGCGCTGTCCACCGATGAAATCGCCGCAATTCACGGTCTTGCAAAGACCGACGGCCGCATCGTCTCTCCAGACGGCCTCGCACCCGTCTGGGACAAGGCCGCCTGA
- a CDS encoding zinc-dependent alcohol dehydrogenase family protein: MRAMVLERVGRPLRLMELPDPPTPHGQIVVKVEACGVCRTDLHVCDGDLSKPKLPLVPGHEIVGSVIATGEGVPIRLVGRKVGVPWLGHTCGHCAYCCEGRENLCDEPGFTGYTIDGGFATHAIVEAGYAFELPDDADPVATAPLLCAGLIGWRSLKMAGEGRTIGIYGFGAAAHILVQVCKHQGKSVYAFVRPGDEAGRKFARDLGAVWAGYSGDTPPVQLDSAIIFAPAGELVPMALNVVRKGGTVVCGGIHMSDIPRMPYRLLWGERRVVSVANLTRKDGAEFFSIAKAAKVGCVTSTYALEHANDALDDLRSGRFTGAAVIVP, from the coding sequence GTGAGGGCGATGGTACTCGAAAGGGTGGGGCGGCCGCTCCGTCTCATGGAGCTGCCGGATCCGCCAACGCCGCACGGTCAGATCGTCGTCAAGGTCGAAGCCTGCGGCGTCTGCCGCACGGACCTTCATGTCTGCGACGGAGATCTCTCCAAGCCAAAGCTTCCCCTCGTTCCAGGGCATGAGATTGTTGGCTCCGTAATCGCAACTGGGGAAGGCGTTCCCATTCGACTCGTCGGTCGAAAAGTCGGGGTTCCATGGCTGGGCCACACCTGCGGCCACTGCGCATATTGCTGTGAAGGTCGCGAGAACCTTTGCGACGAACCCGGCTTCACGGGCTACACGATCGACGGCGGCTTCGCGACGCATGCGATCGTCGAGGCGGGCTACGCGTTCGAGCTTCCTGACGATGCGGACCCGGTGGCGACCGCGCCTCTCCTCTGCGCGGGCCTCATCGGGTGGCGATCACTGAAAATGGCGGGCGAGGGGAGGACGATCGGCATCTATGGATTCGGCGCAGCCGCCCACATCCTGGTGCAGGTGTGCAAACATCAAGGCAAGAGCGTCTACGCATTCGTGCGCCCGGGAGATGAGGCCGGACGCAAGTTTGCGCGTGATCTTGGCGCCGTCTGGGCAGGATATTCCGGCGATACTCCTCCGGTCCAACTCGACTCGGCCATCATCTTCGCACCGGCCGGCGAGCTCGTGCCGATGGCGCTCAACGTAGTGCGGAAGGGCGGAACCGTGGTCTGCGGCGGCATCCACATGTCAGACATTCCGAGGATGCCCTACCGCCTGCTCTGGGGCGAGCGGCGGGTGGTCTCGGTGGCGAACCTGACCCGGAAGGACGGAGCCGAATTCTTCTCGATCGCCAAGGCGGCCAAAGTAGGATGCGTCACCAGCACCTACGCTCTCGAGCATGCGAACGACGCCCTCGACGACCTGCGCTCAGGCCGGTTTACTGGCGCCGCTGTCATCGTTCCGTAG
- a CDS encoding LysR substrate-binding domain-containing protein gives MNNRAGEMEVFVATAELQSFSAAGRRLELSPSAVSKLITRIEDRLGTRLMVRSTRAIKLTPEGEIYLARAQRILAEIAETEQIVAGGGRMVPRGLLRVNASVGFGERYLLPLIPAFLELYPEVQLDVSLTDGVIGLIEERTDIAIRSGPMSDSALKARKLLESRRVIVASPAYLKMHGVPKTPQDLADHNCFSFNFRRSLNEWPFRNPGSSEVYRLPISGNTSVNSGMIIRRLCLAGSGLGRVGLFHVQPDIDSGLLIPVLEDYNPEDIELIHAVFAGHDHLAARIRAFIDFLVEHVGGERSEETIS, from the coding sequence ATGAATAATCGGGCAGGAGAAATGGAAGTTTTTGTAGCGACTGCGGAATTGCAGAGCTTTTCGGCTGCGGGACGGCGGCTGGAACTCTCGCCGTCCGCGGTCAGCAAGCTCATCACCCGGATCGAGGATCGGCTCGGTACCCGCCTTATGGTCCGTTCCACCCGGGCGATAAAGCTCACCCCAGAAGGTGAGATCTATCTTGCAAGGGCGCAGCGCATTCTCGCGGAGATTGCCGAAACCGAGCAGATCGTCGCGGGCGGCGGCAGGATGGTTCCGCGCGGGCTTCTTCGGGTCAACGCGTCTGTGGGCTTTGGTGAGCGATACCTGCTGCCACTCATTCCAGCGTTTCTGGAGCTCTATCCCGAAGTCCAGCTCGATGTCTCGCTAACAGACGGTGTCATCGGGCTGATCGAGGAGCGTACCGATATCGCCATACGTTCGGGCCCCATGAGCGACTCGGCACTGAAGGCGAGGAAATTGCTGGAGAGCCGGCGCGTGATCGTCGCCTCTCCTGCCTACCTCAAAATGCATGGCGTACCGAAAACGCCACAGGATCTTGCGGATCATAACTGCTTCAGCTTCAATTTCCGACGCAGCCTCAATGAGTGGCCGTTCCGCAACCCAGGATCATCCGAGGTCTACCGTCTGCCTATTTCGGGCAATACATCGGTCAACAGCGGCATGATCATTCGCAGGCTCTGTCTTGCCGGCAGCGGGCTCGGACGAGTTGGGCTGTTCCATGTCCAACCAGACATCGACTCTGGTTTGCTGATCCCCGTGCTTGAAGACTACAATCCCGAAGACATCGAATTGATTCACGCAGTTTTTGCCGGACACGACCATCTTGCGGCTCGTATTCGCGCGTTCATCGACTTTTTGGTGGAACACGTCGGCGGAGAAAGAAGCGAGGAAACGATCTCGTGA